One stretch of Thermococcus sp. MAR1 DNA includes these proteins:
- a CDS encoding secondary thiamine-phosphate synthase enzyme YjbQ, with protein MKVLTRELRFQTKGEIDLVDITREVERIVEESGIENGQVLVFVPGATGAIVTIEHESGLLEDFKRALKELIPKGKGYLHDRIDDNAHSHLRATLLGASECFPVVDGRLMRGTWQQIFFVELDVIPRHRRVIVQLMGE; from the coding sequence ATGAAGGTTCTCACGAGGGAACTGAGGTTTCAAACGAAGGGGGAGATTGACCTTGTGGATATAACCCGTGAGGTGGAGAGAATCGTCGAGGAATCCGGAATCGAGAACGGCCAGGTTCTGGTATTCGTTCCCGGAGCGACGGGCGCGATAGTCACGATAGAGCACGAGTCCGGCCTTCTTGAGGACTTCAAGCGGGCTTTGAAGGAGCTTATCCCAAAGGGCAAAGGCTACCTCCACGACAGGATAGACGACAACGCCCACAGCCACCTTCGTGCCACGCTCCTCGGCGCGAGCGAGTGCTTCCCCGTCGTTGACGGCAGGCTCATGCGCGGAACCTGGCAGCAGATTTTCTTCGTCGAGCTGGACGTGATACCGAGGCACAGGCGCGTTATAGTGCAGCTCATGGGAGAATAA
- a CDS encoding ATP-binding protein, whose translation MRLGDLTYMNPWWEGKEDYHARRWREQRIRWWPKWIGKLSLEPFSLNFVLGPRQVGKTTGIKLLIQDLLKKNPPEAVLYINVEILPDYRELSALLREFHELKERERIRRGYIFLDEASSLDGWWRGLKPLIDAGLLENDVVTVTGSSSLKVKRDIELFPGRRGKGNTIDVMPLSFKEYVEVMGLKRPGLQGEKTLKLFEKYLKTGGFPGAINGLPMDDLLGAYIGELVRFGKSLEIAKETFSAIIRSAPSATSFRALAGMTSGYSYKVVQDYIEFFVELYILGIAYLRQGEQVLYKREKKFFFRDPLLARLFSTWSGAELREEALYEWVIQEHLYRRFGKVYYYRNSYEVDATVGDLKVEVKAGKAHRRYPKNVIVLEKEDVPFFLLDIILP comes from the coding sequence ATGAGGCTCGGGGATTTGACTTACATGAACCCCTGGTGGGAGGGAAAGGAGGACTACCACGCGAGGCGCTGGAGAGAGCAGAGAATCCGCTGGTGGCCAAAATGGATTGGTAAGCTCTCACTTGAGCCATTCTCGCTCAACTTCGTCCTCGGCCCGAGACAGGTTGGGAAGACGACGGGTATAAAGCTCCTCATCCAGGATCTCCTCAAGAAGAACCCTCCAGAGGCAGTTCTCTACATCAACGTTGAAATCCTCCCAGACTATAGAGAGCTTTCAGCCCTGCTGAGAGAATTTCATGAGCTGAAGGAAAGGGAAAGAATCAGAAGGGGGTACATCTTCCTCGACGAGGCCTCATCACTTGACGGATGGTGGCGCGGCCTAAAGCCACTCATTGATGCTGGTCTCTTAGAGAACGACGTTGTCACGGTTACTGGGTCAAGCTCCCTAAAGGTGAAGCGAGACATAGAGCTGTTCCCCGGAAGAAGAGGGAAGGGAAATACCATTGATGTCATGCCGCTCTCTTTCAAGGAATACGTCGAAGTGATGGGTCTGAAAAGGCCAGGACTTCAGGGAGAAAAGACGCTGAAACTCTTTGAGAAGTACCTAAAAACAGGAGGCTTTCCGGGAGCAATAAACGGCCTCCCAATGGACGACCTTCTCGGGGCATATATCGGAGAACTCGTTCGCTTCGGAAAGAGTCTGGAGATAGCGAAAGAGACTTTTTCAGCAATAATAAGGAGCGCCCCTTCAGCTACGAGCTTCAGAGCGTTGGCTGGGATGACCTCGGGCTACTCCTACAAGGTGGTTCAGGATTACATAGAGTTCTTTGTCGAGCTGTACATTCTCGGAATAGCGTACCTCAGGCAGGGAGAGCAGGTGCTCTACAAGCGGGAGAAGAAGTTTTTCTTCCGCGACCCGCTTTTGGCAAGGCTTTTCTCCACTTGGAGCGGAGCAGAGCTTAGGGAGGAGGCGCTGTACGAATGGGTCATCCAAGAGCACCTATACCGGAGGTTCGGGAAAGTTTACTATTACAGGAATTCCTACGAAGTCGATGCAACAGTTGGAGACTTAAAAGTTGAAGTGAAGGCCGGGAAAGCCCACAGGAGATACCCAAAAAACGTTATCGTGCTCGAAAAGGAGGACGTGCCCTTTTTCCTCCTCGACATTATTCTCCCATGA
- a CDS encoding PLDc N-terminal domain-containing protein has protein sequence MSNADYTGVLLFLYSLLTLFSIVWVTLDSVTRQKRMPGTEKVIWITVAFLLGPIGAAIYYFVIKREHRYEREPEAF, from the coding sequence ATGTCAAACGCCGACTACACGGGAGTTCTTCTGTTCCTCTACAGCCTGCTCACTCTCTTTTCAATCGTCTGGGTGACCCTCGACTCGGTGACCAGGCAGAAGAGAATGCCGGGCACAGAAAAGGTCATCTGGATAACCGTCGCCTTCCTCCTCGGGCCAATCGGCGCGGCGATTTACTACTTCGTCATCAAGCGCGAGCATCGCTACGAAAGGGAACCGGAAGCCTTTTAG
- a CDS encoding cyclic 2,3-diphosphoglycerate synthase translates to MAEKKRKRVLILGAAGRDFHNFNTFFRDNPEYEVVAFTATQIPDIEGRIYPPELAGELYPNGIPIWSEDDLEKIIKEHNIDVVVFAYSDVSHEHVMHLASRAHSAGADFWLLGPKSTMLKSTKPVIAVTAVRTGCGKSQTSRKVAQILQEMGYKVVAIRHPMPYGDLRKQIVQRFASYEDLDRYECTIEEREEYEPYIDRGMVVYAGVDYEKILREAEKEADIILWDGGNNDFPFYEPDLWIVVTDPHRPGHELKYHPGETNFRAADVIIINKIDTANRDDIQKVRESIEKVNPNAIVIDGASPLYVDKPELIKGKRVLVVEDGPTLTHGGMKYGAGYIAAKKYGAKEIVDPRPYAVGSIIDTYKKYSHLDVILPAMGYGAKQIKELEETINRADADVVIMGTPIDLRRVMKLNKPAVRVRYELEEIGEPKLKDVLKEFVEKCEKLKKE, encoded by the coding sequence ATGGCCGAAAAGAAGAGAAAGAGGGTTCTCATTTTGGGTGCCGCAGGTAGGGACTTCCACAACTTCAACACGTTCTTCAGGGACAACCCTGAGTACGAGGTGGTAGCTTTCACCGCCACTCAGATTCCTGACATCGAGGGAAGGATCTACCCGCCCGAGCTTGCCGGCGAGCTCTACCCGAACGGAATTCCGATATGGAGCGAGGACGATCTTGAGAAGATAATCAAGGAACACAACATCGATGTCGTCGTTTTCGCCTACTCCGATGTCTCCCACGAGCACGTCATGCACCTGGCCTCTCGCGCTCACTCAGCTGGCGCCGACTTCTGGCTCCTCGGCCCGAAGAGCACCATGCTCAAGAGCACCAAGCCGGTCATAGCAGTTACCGCCGTCAGAACTGGCTGTGGAAAGAGCCAGACCAGCAGGAAGGTCGCCCAGATCCTCCAGGAGATGGGCTACAAGGTCGTCGCGATAAGGCACCCGATGCCCTACGGCGACCTCAGAAAGCAAATCGTCCAACGCTTCGCCAGCTACGAGGACCTCGACAGGTACGAGTGCACCATCGAGGAGAGGGAAGAGTACGAGCCCTACATCGACAGGGGCATGGTCGTCTATGCCGGCGTTGACTACGAGAAGATCCTCCGCGAGGCCGAGAAGGAGGCAGACATAATTCTCTGGGACGGCGGAAACAACGACTTCCCGTTCTACGAGCCGGACCTCTGGATAGTCGTTACCGACCCGCACAGGCCCGGCCACGAACTCAAGTACCACCCAGGTGAGACCAACTTCCGCGCCGCTGACGTTATCATCATCAACAAGATCGACACCGCCAACAGGGACGACATCCAGAAGGTCCGTGAGAGCATCGAGAAGGTCAACCCGAACGCCATCGTCATCGACGGTGCCTCACCGCTCTACGTCGACAAGCCGGAGCTCATCAAGGGCAAGCGCGTTTTGGTGGTTGAGGACGGCCCGACCCTCACCCACGGAGGCATGAAGTACGGTGCAGGCTACATCGCCGCCAAAAAGTACGGGGCTAAGGAAATAGTCGACCCGAGGCCCTACGCCGTTGGCTCAATAATTGACACCTATAAGAAGTACAGCCACCTCGACGTTATCCTGCCGGCCATGGGTTACGGCGCCAAACAGATCAAGGAGCTTGAGGAGACCATCAACAGGGCTGACGCTGACGTCGTCATCATGGGCACCCCAATCGACCTTAGGAGAGTCATGAAGCTCAACAAGCCGGCCGTTCGCGTCCGCTACGAGCTTGAGGAGATCGGCGAGCCGAAGCTCAAAGATGTGCTCAAGGAGTTCGTCGAGAAGTGCGAGAAGCTCAAGAAGGAGTGA
- a CDS encoding aminoacyl-tRNA deacylase, whose translation MKRIEEIAKELGAEILEIGKPVKTVEQATREAGVARKQVIKSLVIISESGPLLVIVDGESRVSLPKLEERFGKCRFAKAKEVRELTGYEVGGVPPVGVPLRTIIDPRVLENEHVIGGGGAIDRLLRIRPERITEYQRAEIMDVRE comes from the coding sequence ATGAAAAGAATCGAGGAGATCGCGAAGGAACTGGGGGCCGAGATTCTCGAGATTGGGAAGCCGGTCAAGACCGTCGAGCAGGCCACAAGGGAGGCGGGCGTTGCCAGAAAGCAGGTTATAAAGTCGCTCGTCATCATAAGCGAGAGCGGGCCCCTTCTCGTCATAGTTGACGGCGAGTCGAGGGTCAGCCTACCAAAGTTGGAGGAGAGATTTGGAAAGTGCAGGTTCGCCAAAGCGAAGGAAGTCAGGGAGCTTACTGGCTACGAGGTCGGAGGCGTTCCTCCAGTCGGAGTGCCACTCAGGACGATAATCGATCCGCGGGTTCTGGAGAACGAGCACGTCATCGGCGGGGGAGGGGCCATCGACAGGCTCCTCAGGATAAGGCCCGAAAGGATCACCGAGTACCAGCGGGCGGAGATAATGGACGTTAGGGAATAA
- a CDS encoding alanyl-tRNA editing protein, translated as MPSLEVRTHTALHVLKGAVVKVLGENAKWTASVYVDGNHGRLTVKFDRKPTPEEVREIERLANEKVKENVPIRVYELPREEAEERFGEDMYDLFPIPQDVRTLKVVVIEGWNVNACNKEHTSTTGEIGEIEIRKVRFRRSKGLLEISFDII; from the coding sequence ATGCCATCGTTGGAGGTTAGAACCCACACCGCTCTTCACGTCCTCAAAGGTGCAGTTGTGAAGGTTCTGGGTGAAAATGCCAAGTGGACGGCGAGCGTTTACGTGGACGGAAACCATGGACGGCTGACAGTCAAGTTCGACCGGAAGCCGACGCCCGAAGAGGTTAGAGAGATAGAGCGCCTTGCCAACGAGAAGGTTAAGGAGAACGTCCCGATTCGGGTCTACGAGCTTCCGCGGGAAGAGGCCGAGGAGCGCTTCGGAGAGGACATGTACGACCTCTTTCCTATCCCGCAGGATGTGAGAACCCTAAAGGTCGTCGTCATCGAGGGATGGAACGTCAACGCATGCAACAAGGAGCACACATCAACGACGGGCGAGATAGGGGAGATAGAAATCAGGAAAGTTCGCTTCAGGAGGAGCAAGGGACTGCTTGAGATAAGCTTTGACATCATATAA
- a CDS encoding type II toxin-antitoxin system VapC family toxin: MAKPLKPELFYMDTSAMIALLVRDDPEHERALSFFRDAVRGGSVFVIGRPTLMEFLNGVAKHVGKDIAEEQYRLYTASRFIFIEKENEADWTRAWELFFRYRDQPGIDLFDSLAFAIMERLGIRKAFTFDRDFAVHGFVMVP; the protein is encoded by the coding sequence ATGGCGAAGCCATTGAAACCCGAGCTATTCTACATGGACACGAGTGCCATGATAGCCCTTCTCGTTAGGGACGACCCGGAGCACGAAAGGGCGCTAAGCTTCTTCAGAGATGCCGTCAGAGGGGGCTCGGTCTTCGTAATTGGGAGACCAACGTTGATGGAGTTCCTGAACGGCGTTGCGAAGCACGTTGGAAAGGACATAGCCGAGGAGCAGTACCGGCTCTACACGGCGAGCAGGTTTATATTCATAGAAAAGGAGAACGAAGCCGACTGGACGAGAGCCTGGGAGCTCTTCTTCAGGTACCGAGACCAGCCGGGGATAGACCTCTTTGACAGTTTAGCTTTCGCGATAATGGAGAGGCTCGGAATTAGGAAAGCCTTTACCTTCGACAGAGACTTCGCGGTCCACGGCTTCGTTATGGTCCCCTGA
- a CDS encoding extradiol dioxygenase, which translates to MLTGVGLMPHGNPVLEPEDEETRRLADVLRKIGKQFKGTDAYVLVSPHNARMSDHLGVVMAEHLVSWLSFEGKELPGEWKTDRELAEKIYRTEKDAGMPVVDLNFASLRGEYSRWPLSWGELIPLQFLEKKPLVLITPTRGVSRETLVKFGEILGEVLEREEEEIALIISADHGHAHDENGPYGLRKESETYDRLIMKLINGNRLEELLKIPEELVRNALVDSYWQMLIMLGTMRKAEFELKDSAYACPTYFGMAGALWVRKV; encoded by the coding sequence ATGCTCACTGGAGTTGGCCTGATGCCCCACGGAAACCCGGTTTTAGAGCCAGAGGATGAAGAGACAAGAAGGCTCGCAGATGTTCTGAGGAAAATCGGAAAGCAGTTCAAAGGAACCGATGCCTATGTTCTGGTAAGCCCCCACAACGCCCGTATGAGCGACCACCTTGGAGTGGTCATGGCGGAACACCTCGTCTCATGGCTATCCTTCGAAGGAAAGGAACTGCCCGGCGAGTGGAAAACGGACAGAGAGCTGGCGGAGAAAATTTACAGGACGGAGAAAGACGCTGGAATGCCGGTCGTTGATTTGAACTTCGCCTCGCTGAGGGGAGAGTATTCGAGATGGCCACTGAGCTGGGGGGAGCTGATTCCGCTCCAGTTCCTTGAGAAGAAGCCCCTCGTTCTCATAACCCCAACGAGAGGAGTGAGCAGGGAAACGCTAGTAAAGTTCGGCGAAATCCTTGGGGAGGTTCTCGAGAGGGAAGAGGAGGAAATTGCGCTGATAATCAGTGCAGACCACGGACATGCACACGACGAGAACGGGCCGTACGGGTTGAGAAAGGAGAGCGAAACCTACGACAGGCTCATCATGAAGCTGATTAACGGGAACCGCCTTGAAGAGCTATTAAAAATCCCCGAGGAGCTCGTGAGGAATGCCTTGGTTGACAGCTACTGGCAAATGCTCATAATGCTCGGGACCATGAGGAAGGCCGAATTCGAGCTTAAAGATTCGGCCTACGCCTGTCCGACCTACTTCGGCATGGCGGGGGCGCTGTGGGTGAGGAAGGTTTAA